A single window of Syntrophus aciditrophicus SB DNA harbors:
- a CDS encoding zinc ribbon domain-containing protein, producing the protein MNKHLSLLVALQSLDAEVLKLKTKKRDLPLQLSQLDEEFKKYNQFFAENKRKYEETAAQHKELENKLKKGLDSLSKAKDRLGEVKTNKEYHAILKEIENIELKNSGIETEIICLLDEIDDRRKSLQEAEKEKEKYERQYESERQQIEKEIDSLEEKIFACTQQCQKLTESIPKDLIKRYEMIKALNSGTAVVSAWKGVCGGCHMNIPPQLYNELQKSSDLISCPNCSRIIYWQNQEESIT; encoded by the coding sequence TTGAATAAACATTTATCATTGCTTGTTGCTTTGCAGAGTCTTGATGCGGAGGTTCTGAAACTCAAAACTAAGAAAAGAGACCTTCCTTTGCAACTGAGTCAGTTGGATGAAGAGTTCAAGAAATATAATCAGTTTTTTGCCGAGAACAAAAGAAAGTATGAAGAAACTGCAGCGCAGCATAAAGAATTGGAGAACAAACTTAAAAAAGGCCTAGATTCTTTGAGCAAAGCGAAAGATCGCCTTGGTGAAGTCAAAACGAATAAGGAGTATCACGCAATTCTCAAAGAAATCGAAAATATTGAACTGAAAAACAGCGGGATAGAAACAGAAATTATATGCCTGCTGGATGAAATTGATGACCGCAGAAAGAGCCTGCAGGAAGCAGAAAAAGAAAAGGAGAAATACGAACGGCAATATGAAAGTGAAAGGCAACAGATAGAAAAGGAAATTGATTCGCTGGAAGAAAAAATTTTTGCCTGTACTCAACAGTGTCAAAAGCTCACAGAAAGCATTCCGAAAGATCTTATCAAACGGTATGAAATGATCAAAGCTCTGAATAGCGGGACGGCTGTGGTATCTGCATGGAAAGGGGTCTGTGGAGGTTGCCACATGAATATTCCCCCTCAACTTTATAATGAACTTCAAAAATCAAGTGATTTGATCTCCTGTCCAAATTGCAGCAGAATAATTTACTGGCAGAATCAAGAAGAAAGTATTACTTGA
- the ppsA gene encoding phosphoenolpyruvate synthase — MKDDKLVIWFDDLQLSDIPQVGGKNASLGEMRRELRPKGVSIPDGFAVTAHAYQYLLRSAGVSDQIKQILSDLDTHDLQNLSDKGKQIRSLIYSIEFPEDLKAAVIDGYQKLCEEYGENTDVAVRSSATAEDLPDASFAGQQETYLNIRGNDALIDACRKCFASLFTDRAISYRVDKGFDHMSVSLSIGVQKMVRSDVGSSGVIFSIDTESGFRDAILVTGAYGLGETVVQGIVNPDEFFVFKPTLKQGYRPILQKKLGSKEIKMIYADTATGKSTEIVPTVQEDRDRFCITEDDVLTLARWTAIIEDHYSQQAGYFKPMDIEWGKDGISNELFILQARPETVESQRDVNVLESYVLLEKKTPVITGTSVGSKIGSGPVHIIESVSDIKSFKKGEVLVTDMTDPDWEPVMKIAAAIVTNKGGRTCHAAIVSRELGVPCIVGSGNATERLEGITEATVSCAEGEVGNVYEGILKYEVQKVNVQDMQRPKTKIMMNVGSPDNAFTLAAIPNDGVGLARLEFIINNFISIHPLALIHFDKVTDEATRKEIERRTQGYSKKSDFFVDVLAQGVAKIAAAFYPNDVIVRMSDFKSNEYANLMGGSHFEPHEENPMIGFRGASRYYDDKYRDAFELECEAMKKVRNDMGLTNVKLMIPFCRTVDEGKKVMQVLASKGLIQKENGLEVYMMVEIPANVILLEEFGKIFDGFSIGSNDLTQLTLGLDRDSAEISHIFDERNQAVQELIRTAITKARAMGKKIGICGQAPSDYPEFARFLVECGINSISLNADTVIKTTADILETEKSLKIS; from the coding sequence ATGAAGGACGATAAACTTGTGATATGGTTTGATGATTTGCAGTTGAGTGATATCCCCCAGGTCGGTGGTAAAAATGCCTCTCTGGGAGAAATGAGACGTGAACTGCGCCCTAAAGGGGTCAGCATTCCTGATGGATTCGCAGTTACGGCTCATGCTTATCAATATCTTCTTAGATCAGCCGGAGTCAGTGATCAGATCAAACAAATTCTCTCTGACTTGGATACCCATGACCTTCAGAATCTGAGCGACAAGGGAAAACAGATCCGCTCCCTGATTTATAGCATTGAATTTCCTGAAGATCTCAAAGCCGCAGTTATCGATGGCTATCAGAAACTCTGCGAGGAGTATGGAGAGAACACCGACGTAGCCGTACGCAGTTCGGCGACAGCTGAAGACTTGCCGGATGCCAGTTTCGCCGGTCAACAGGAAACTTACTTGAATATTCGAGGTAACGACGCTCTCATCGATGCCTGTCGAAAATGCTTTGCCTCCCTCTTCACAGACCGCGCCATATCTTATCGAGTAGATAAAGGTTTTGATCATATGTCCGTATCTCTATCGATCGGTGTCCAGAAAATGGTTCGCTCCGATGTTGGATCATCCGGCGTAATTTTTTCCATTGATACGGAATCCGGCTTCAGGGATGCCATCCTCGTGACAGGCGCTTATGGACTTGGCGAAACCGTCGTTCAGGGTATTGTCAATCCTGATGAATTTTTCGTTTTCAAACCGACGCTTAAGCAGGGATACCGGCCTATTCTGCAGAAGAAGCTGGGATCGAAAGAAATCAAAATGATTTACGCTGACACCGCAACCGGGAAATCCACTGAAATTGTACCCACAGTTCAGGAGGATCGTGACCGATTCTGCATTACAGAAGACGACGTACTCACGCTTGCCCGCTGGACAGCCATTATCGAAGATCATTATTCCCAGCAGGCCGGTTATTTCAAACCCATGGATATTGAGTGGGGCAAGGACGGCATCAGCAATGAACTTTTCATCCTGCAAGCCAGGCCGGAAACTGTAGAGTCTCAAAGGGACGTCAACGTTTTGGAAAGTTATGTCCTGCTCGAGAAGAAAACCCCTGTTATCACGGGAACGAGCGTTGGATCAAAGATTGGCAGCGGCCCTGTGCATATTATTGAATCCGTCAGCGACATTAAATCCTTCAAAAAAGGCGAAGTCCTGGTTACAGACATGACTGATCCCGATTGGGAACCGGTCATGAAAATCGCCGCGGCCATTGTAACGAACAAGGGAGGAAGAACCTGTCATGCAGCCATCGTAAGCCGTGAACTGGGAGTCCCCTGTATCGTCGGCAGCGGTAATGCCACGGAAAGATTAGAAGGCATTACCGAGGCTACGGTGTCCTGTGCAGAAGGTGAAGTGGGAAATGTGTATGAAGGCATTCTGAAATATGAAGTGCAGAAGGTCAATGTCCAGGACATGCAGAGGCCAAAAACCAAAATCATGATGAATGTGGGAAGCCCGGATAACGCCTTCACCCTGGCTGCGATACCTAATGACGGTGTCGGACTTGCCCGGCTGGAATTCATCATTAATAACTTCATCAGTATCCATCCGCTGGCACTGATTCATTTCGATAAAGTGACCGATGAGGCAACCCGAAAAGAAATCGAGAGAAGAACGCAAGGTTATTCAAAGAAGAGCGACTTCTTTGTCGATGTGCTGGCACAGGGGGTAGCGAAAATCGCTGCAGCCTTCTACCCCAACGATGTCATTGTTCGAATGAGCGATTTCAAGAGCAATGAATATGCGAATCTGATGGGTGGATCACACTTCGAACCCCATGAAGAAAACCCCATGATCGGTTTCCGGGGGGCATCACGATACTATGACGACAAGTATCGCGATGCCTTTGAGCTTGAATGTGAAGCCATGAAAAAAGTCCGGAATGATATGGGATTGACCAACGTGAAACTCATGATTCCCTTCTGCCGCACGGTAGATGAAGGCAAAAAGGTTATGCAAGTCCTGGCGAGCAAAGGCCTTATCCAGAAGGAAAACGGACTGGAAGTTTACATGATGGTGGAGATTCCGGCCAATGTCATTCTGCTCGAAGAATTCGGCAAAATCTTCGATGGTTTCTCCATCGGGTCCAATGATCTGACCCAGCTTACCCTTGGTCTGGATAGAGACTCTGCCGAAATCTCTCACATTTTCGATGAGAGAAACCAGGCTGTACAGGAACTTATTCGTACCGCCATTACCAAAGCCAGAGCTATGGGTAAGAAAATCGGGATTTGCGGACAGGCTCCCAGTGATTATCCTGAATTCGCCCGTTTCCTGGTTGAATGCGGCATCAACAGTATTTCACTCAATGCCGATACAGTAATCAAAACCACTGCAGATATTCTGGAAACAGAAAAAAGCTTGAAGATTTCTTAA
- the atpE gene encoding ATP synthase F0 subunit C: protein MKIRKSMVTCLTTFAVLLLTAAVASAAEAAAPGGESYVKAIFAVGAMIGAGIAIGVGAVGAGLGIGTAASGACQAVGRNPGVQGKIMMTMLVGMAMAESIAIYALVVSLVLIFANPYTKFFFVG from the coding sequence ATGAAGATCAGGAAATCAATGGTTACATGTTTAACAACATTTGCAGTACTCCTGCTGACAGCCGCGGTTGCGTCGGCTGCCGAAGCAGCCGCTCCGGGCGGTGAGTCCTATGTCAAAGCCATTTTTGCCGTCGGCGCGATGATTGGCGCCGGTATTGCGATTGGCGTGGGTGCGGTTGGAGCCGGTTTGGGTATTGGTACAGCGGCCAGCGGAGCCTGCCAGGCAGTCGGTCGGAATCCTGGTGTTCAGGGTAAAATCATGATGACCATGCTGGTCGGTATGGCCATGGCTGAATCAATCGCCATTTACGCCCTGGTTGTTTCACTGGTTCTGATTTTCGCCAACCCTTACACCAAATTTTTCTTTGTCGGGTAA
- a CDS encoding aminopeptidase, with translation MLTQEILERYADVLVWGLTTARKEKFKKGDIVLIQFDLPALRLAEMLYAKLIDRGMNALQRLSMTSFMEHHFYSRAKAKQLLFIPPGERELYASLNGRIYLHAPESLTHLADVDPAVIARVQLSRKFLRDIFNEREDQGLYAWTLCTVPTKDMAKQAGLPLDDYERQLIRACYLDEQNPVGKWTAIYREVGEIKAWLNSLPVRSFLIVSQNVDLRITPGEKRKWIGISGHNIPSFEIFLSPDWRGTEGTYYANQPSFRMGNYVEGVRLRFEKGVAVSTEAQKGQDFVVKQLAMDKGAAQVGEFSLTDRRFSRIDRFMADTLFDENYGGEYGNCHIALGSSYSDTYSGNPAELDKKKKRVLGFNDSALHWDLINTEPKTVTAELTTGEKILIYENGEFCY, from the coding sequence ATGTTGACTCAGGAGATACTGGAAAGATACGCGGATGTGCTGGTCTGGGGGTTGACGACCGCCCGGAAGGAAAAGTTCAAAAAAGGGGATATCGTTCTTATTCAGTTCGACCTGCCCGCCCTCCGCCTGGCCGAGATGCTCTACGCGAAACTGATCGATCGGGGGATGAACGCCCTCCAGCGTCTAAGCATGACCTCCTTCATGGAGCATCACTTCTATTCCCGGGCAAAAGCGAAACAGCTTCTTTTTATCCCCCCTGGTGAGAGGGAACTCTATGCCAGTCTTAATGGCCGGATTTATCTCCATGCGCCGGAATCGCTTACCCATCTGGCGGATGTCGATCCTGCCGTCATCGCCAGGGTCCAGCTTTCCCGCAAGTTCCTGCGGGATATCTTCAACGAGCGCGAAGATCAGGGTTTGTACGCATGGACCCTTTGCACCGTTCCCACGAAGGATATGGCGAAGCAGGCCGGTCTTCCCCTGGATGACTATGAAAGGCAATTGATCCGGGCCTGTTATCTCGATGAACAGAATCCCGTGGGAAAATGGACTGCGATCTATCGGGAAGTGGGAGAAATCAAGGCCTGGCTGAACAGCCTGCCTGTCCGGTCCTTCCTGATTGTCTCGCAGAACGTGGATTTGCGAATCACCCCCGGTGAAAAACGCAAATGGATCGGAATATCCGGTCACAACATTCCCAGCTTTGAAATCTTCCTTTCGCCGGACTGGCGGGGTACGGAAGGGACTTATTATGCAAACCAACCTTCCTTCCGCATGGGGAATTATGTGGAAGGCGTGCGGCTCCGCTTTGAAAAAGGCGTGGCCGTCTCCACCGAGGCGCAGAAGGGGCAGGATTTTGTCGTCAAACAACTTGCCATGGACAAGGGGGCGGCTCAGGTCGGCGAATTCTCCCTGACTGACAGACGCTTTTCCCGGATCGACCGGTTCATGGCGGATACGCTGTTTGATGAAAATTACGGCGGAGAATACGGAAACTGCCACATCGCCCTGGGTTCTTCCTATTCGGATACTTATTCCGGCAATCCGGCGGAACTGGACAAGAAAAAGAAACGGGTGCTGGGATTCAACGATTCGGCCCTTCACTGGGATCTGATCAATACGGAGCCAAAAACCGTCACGGCGGAACTGACTACGGGAGAAAAGATTCTCATCTATGAAAACGGCGAGTTCTGTTATTGA
- a CDS encoding MSMEG_6728 family protein, with protein sequence MQTFLPYPDFRKSLEILDSKRLGKQRVEAYQLIRAITSGTGWSRHPAARMWSGYLNALKLYHNLAIEEWVKRGYRNQMNRMVIEGQIVLPPWVGDEAFHASHRSNLLRKDPFYYGRFGWREPPTLPYVWNEDKWQEPKREKF encoded by the coding sequence ATGCAGACCTTCCTGCCTTATCCGGATTTCCGCAAGTCTCTGGAGATTCTCGATTCAAAAAGGCTCGGGAAGCAGCGGGTTGAAGCGTATCAGCTTATCCGCGCCATTACGTCAGGGACGGGCTGGAGTCGGCATCCCGCCGCCCGGATGTGGTCCGGCTATCTCAATGCCCTGAAACTCTACCATAATCTGGCCATCGAGGAATGGGTGAAGCGCGGATATCGGAACCAGATGAACAGGATGGTCATCGAAGGGCAGATTGTCCTGCCGCCCTGGGTCGGCGATGAGGCGTTTCATGCATCACACCGTTCCAATCTCCTGCGGAAAGATCCTTTTTATTACGGGCGGTTCGGCTGGCGGGAGCCGCCGACGCTTCCCTATGTCTGGAATGAGGATAAGTGGCAGGAACCGAAGCGTGAAAAGTTCTGA
- a CDS encoding gluconeogenesis factor YvcK family protein, producing MADEIYSFECRAKRIVTFGGGTGLSTVIGGNSQLDDWPENPFIGLKQDFPLLDVVVCTTDDGGSTGLLLQELPMIGIGDFRKLLLSLILHKNLQKLHGLDDVLTRQIIRVIHCIFNHRFPSGCRNFQHVVNPLLVVPRHLRKYCPKDLADLLSSFGRYVSPGGGGPVIAPGGHCLGNLLLTAAIFQFNGKTGSNRHPGMDAIEKGIEALAQAIGVTPGCLHPATPTPGQLVLRYSNGVAVRGQRKSAITRRLMPIDRVSVECCEVPRVSEVVCRAIREADLILFAPGSLYTSIMPILQIPPIVQAIRENHKALKILGANFWIQEGETDISRRSRDRGFRVSDLVEAYDHNIAGGSEGLFDVVLSANLEHMPGSVLRNYALEGKSPIYLDRSSVESLGVLPVEATIYSRERLNSAGVIHHDPQKFALAVRALLIAHQRLNLKQERGSLRRFSPRLMKPPRADAPLLCTYYKQIGAILAEKRFSSKTLRNTMHEMIWENRDIRIDHLKYFCGARIVPASRWTRSKEWDNVLGYYDPEDRILKVHEHANLDPERLRDNLLTALGESLLGRYLKSRHWVNPEDGLHWGARRYEIRLRPVQDRACFLDDGALRAYLRLARMLPCPHDLNTFGITLNDREGFLPPGLLFGLLYAWYLNNAYGGIMEYEMSLLRWPPDKLIPHQLEERNRKQALVRFFRNVVFQHGDE from the coding sequence ATGGCGGATGAGATTTATTCCTTTGAATGCCGTGCAAAACGGATTGTGACTTTCGGAGGCGGGACAGGGCTCTCCACGGTGATCGGCGGGAATTCCCAGCTTGACGACTGGCCCGAGAATCCCTTTATCGGGCTGAAGCAGGATTTTCCCCTCCTGGATGTCGTCGTGTGCACAACAGATGACGGAGGATCAACGGGCCTGCTCCTGCAGGAACTGCCGATGATCGGGATCGGTGACTTCCGAAAGCTCCTGCTTTCTCTAATTCTGCATAAAAACCTTCAGAAGCTCCACGGTCTTGACGATGTTCTGACCCGGCAGATCATCCGCGTGATTCATTGCATTTTCAACCATCGCTTCCCGAGCGGATGCAGGAATTTCCAGCATGTCGTCAACCCTCTCCTCGTCGTCCCCAGGCATCTGCGGAAATACTGCCCGAAAGATCTGGCTGATCTGTTGTCATCCTTCGGCCGTTATGTCTCTCCGGGCGGAGGGGGACCGGTTATTGCGCCGGGTGGACACTGCCTGGGAAATCTGCTGCTCACGGCGGCCATATTTCAATTCAATGGTAAGACAGGGAGCAATCGTCATCCGGGCATGGACGCCATCGAAAAAGGAATCGAGGCACTCGCTCAGGCCATTGGAGTGACCCCGGGCTGCCTGCATCCGGCAACTCCGACCCCCGGCCAGCTTGTACTACGTTACAGCAACGGAGTCGCGGTCCGGGGACAGAGGAAATCGGCGATTACCCGCCGTCTGATGCCAATTGACCGGGTATCCGTGGAGTGCTGCGAGGTTCCCCGCGTGAGCGAGGTCGTCTGCAGGGCGATACGGGAGGCGGACCTTATCCTTTTCGCACCCGGCAGCCTCTATACGAGCATCATGCCGATCCTCCAGATCCCACCCATTGTTCAGGCCATCCGGGAGAACCATAAGGCCCTGAAGATTCTGGGGGCCAATTTCTGGATTCAGGAAGGAGAGACAGACATATCGCGACGCAGCCGGGACCGCGGGTTCCGCGTATCCGATCTGGTAGAGGCTTACGATCACAATATCGCGGGCGGTTCAGAGGGATTGTTCGATGTCGTGTTGAGCGCCAACCTGGAACACATGCCGGGAAGTGTGCTTCGCAACTATGCGCTGGAAGGCAAGAGCCCAATCTATCTTGACCGAAGCTCCGTGGAAAGCCTCGGAGTGCTACCTGTGGAGGCAACCATTTATTCCCGGGAGCGGCTGAATTCCGCCGGAGTGATCCATCATGATCCGCAAAAATTTGCCCTTGCGGTACGGGCGCTCCTCATTGCGCACCAGCGATTGAATCTGAAACAGGAACGCGGCTCACTGCGCCGCTTCTCTCCACGGCTCATGAAGCCCCCCCGCGCGGATGCGCCTCTGCTCTGTACGTACTATAAGCAGATCGGTGCGATCCTGGCAGAAAAACGTTTCTCATCAAAAACCCTGCGCAACACCATGCATGAGATGATCTGGGAAAACCGGGATATCCGTATCGACCATCTGAAATACTTTTGCGGGGCGCGGATCGTTCCCGCATCCCGTTGGACAAGGAGCAAGGAGTGGGATAACGTCCTGGGATACTATGATCCTGAAGACCGCATCCTGAAGGTACATGAACACGCAAACCTCGATCCGGAACGCCTCCGGGATAATCTGCTCACGGCCCTGGGTGAGTCACTGCTCGGGCGGTACCTGAAAAGCCGTCACTGGGTGAATCCGGAAGACGGCCTTCACTGGGGAGCGCGGCGATATGAGATCCGGCTGCGGCCGGTGCAGGATCGTGCGTGTTTCCTTGATGATGGAGCATTGCGGGCCTATCTGAGGCTGGCTCGCATGCTGCCATGTCCCCATGACCTGAACACGTTCGGGATCACGCTGAACGACCGGGAAGGATTCCTTCCCCCAGGCCTGCTTTTCGGACTCCTGTATGCGTGGTATCTGAACAATGCCTATGGCGGCATCATGGAATATGAGATGTCCCTGCTGCGCTGGCCGCCCGATAAACTCATCCCCCATCAGCTGGAAGAACGGAACCGCAAACAGGCCCTCGTAAGGTTTTTCCGTAACGTCGTGTTCCAGCACGGAGATGAATGA
- a CDS encoding UDP-N-acetylglucosamine pyrophosphorylase, whose protein sequence is MDIQPRCYDKVIQLMKKGVDIPNPLTLDLGDEVRVDQISGDGVKIYPGCRLYGEKTVISAGCRIGYESPVTIDNCQLGTDVELKGGYFTESVFLDKANMGSGAQVREGCILEEEANGAHCVGLKQTILFPFVTLGSLINFCDCLMAGGTSRKVHSEVGSSYIHFNFTPDGDKTTASLFGDVPRGVMLNQPPIFLGGQGGTVGPSRMGYGNVVAANSVLRNDFIEDNKLIVEKAQSGKIIDFMPRAYPNIRRVVENNVIYIANLRALEEWYLRVRRPFFDDHEFGSLIFSGLLDKLGLATKERIKRLQVMAEKAKSSNEADAAAEPGIFERNEFFEKFAEIEALFTVPLDGGIEKYRDDFLSALHKAGSEKSAGYIAVIQGLPANVAYKGTAWLQRIVDTFCQKTQEVFPRLKLFGK, encoded by the coding sequence ATGGACATTCAACCGAGATGTTATGACAAAGTCATTCAGTTGATGAAGAAGGGCGTTGATATTCCCAATCCCCTTACCCTGGATCTGGGCGACGAGGTCAGGGTGGATCAGATATCCGGAGATGGCGTCAAAATTTATCCAGGGTGCCGGCTCTACGGTGAAAAGACGGTTATCTCAGCAGGTTGCCGGATTGGCTATGAAAGTCCGGTCACCATTGATAACTGCCAGTTAGGGACCGACGTTGAATTGAAAGGCGGATATTTTACGGAATCCGTCTTCCTGGACAAGGCGAACATGGGATCCGGGGCGCAGGTGCGTGAAGGCTGCATTCTCGAGGAGGAAGCCAACGGCGCCCATTGTGTCGGCCTGAAACAGACCATTCTTTTCCCTTTTGTCACTCTCGGCAGCCTGATCAACTTCTGTGATTGTCTGATGGCCGGAGGGACAAGTCGGAAGGTTCACAGCGAGGTAGGCAGTTCTTATATTCATTTTAACTTTACGCCGGACGGGGATAAAACCACGGCGTCGCTTTTCGGTGATGTGCCGAGAGGCGTCATGCTCAATCAACCTCCCATTTTTCTCGGCGGCCAGGGCGGCACTGTAGGTCCTTCCCGCATGGGATACGGCAACGTCGTTGCCGCCAACTCGGTGCTGAGGAATGATTTTATTGAAGACAACAAACTGATTGTCGAAAAGGCACAAAGCGGAAAGATCATCGATTTCATGCCCCGGGCATATCCGAACATCCGCCGGGTTGTGGAAAACAACGTTATCTATATCGCCAATCTCAGAGCCCTTGAGGAATGGTACCTGCGTGTGAGGCGCCCTTTCTTTGATGACCATGAATTCGGTTCGCTTATTTTTTCAGGGCTGCTTGACAAACTCGGCCTGGCGACAAAAGAACGGATCAAACGTTTACAGGTGATGGCTGAAAAAGCGAAAAGTTCTAACGAAGCGGATGCGGCAGCAGAACCGGGAATATTCGAAAGAAACGAATTTTTTGAGAAGTTTGCAGAGATAGAGGCGCTGTTCACTGTACCCTTGGATGGCGGTATCGAAAAATACCGCGATGATTTTCTCTCTGCTTTGCATAAAGCCGGGAGCGAAAAAAGCGCCGGATATATCGCTGTTATACAGGGACTGCCCGCGAATGTCGCTTATAAGGGGACCGCATGGCTTCAGAGGATTGTCGATACCTTTTGCCAGAAGACACAAGAGGTTTTTCCGAGATTGAAGCTGTTCGGTAAATAA
- the glmM gene encoding phosphoglucosamine mutase, translating to MGKLFGTDGVRGVANEYPMTAEMALNIGRATAFMFKREGHNPKILIGKDTRLSGYMLENALVSGICSMGVNAILVGVIPTPGIAYLTSSMRADAGIVISASHNPFQDNGIKIFSGDGFKLPDETELAIEDMILNNKMDQLLPRVSELGKAYRMDDARGRYIVFLKHTFPRELSLEGVKVVLDCANGATYRVAPETFYELGAEVTTLFDDPDGRNINVNCGSQYPETLAAEVLKQGADVGFAFDGDGDRLIAVDEKGNVLTGDQVIAICANVMKKEGKLTKNLVVRTVMSNIGLSVALEKLDINSIMTKVGDRYVLEEMQANGSSIGGEDSGHVIFLQHHTTGDGIVTAIQVIAAMKKEGKPLSDLAKIMDVFPQTLINVDTKSRPEISTVPELVAVIKSVEEKLGTSGRVLVRYSGTQNMCRVMVEGPTQEETLKYCKQIADVVKEELG from the coding sequence ATGGGTAAACTTTTCGGAACGGATGGCGTCAGAGGCGTTGCCAATGAATATCCCATGACGGCGGAAATGGCCTTGAACATTGGAAGGGCGACCGCGTTCATGTTCAAACGCGAGGGCCATAATCCCAAAATTCTTATCGGAAAAGATACTCGGCTTTCCGGCTACATGCTTGAAAATGCCCTGGTTTCCGGCATCTGCTCTATGGGTGTCAATGCGATTCTCGTCGGCGTCATTCCGACGCCGGGCATTGCCTATCTGACCAGCAGCATGAGGGCTGATGCCGGGATCGTCATCTCCGCATCCCACAATCCTTTTCAGGACAACGGCATAAAAATCTTTTCCGGTGACGGTTTCAAACTTCCTGATGAGACGGAACTGGCCATTGAAGATATGATTCTGAACAATAAAATGGATCAACTTCTGCCCAGGGTAAGCGAATTGGGCAAGGCCTATCGCATGGATGACGCCCGGGGGCGTTATATCGTGTTTCTAAAGCATACCTTTCCCCGGGAACTTTCCCTGGAAGGCGTCAAGGTCGTCCTGGACTGCGCCAATGGGGCGACTTACCGGGTGGCGCCGGAAACATTCTACGAACTGGGCGCGGAAGTCACAACCCTGTTCGACGATCCCGATGGAAGAAATATCAATGTGAATTGCGGCTCTCAATACCCGGAAACTCTGGCCGCTGAAGTTTTGAAACAGGGCGCTGACGTCGGTTTCGCTTTTGACGGCGACGGCGACCGGCTGATTGCCGTCGATGAAAAAGGCAACGTCCTGACGGGAGATCAGGTTATTGCGATCTGCGCCAATGTGATGAAAAAGGAAGGGAAGCTGACCAAAAATCTCGTTGTCAGAACCGTCATGAGCAATATCGGCCTTTCCGTCGCTCTCGAAAAGCTTGACATCAACTCCATCATGACAAAGGTGGGCGACCGGTATGTTCTGGAGGAAATGCAGGCCAACGGCAGTTCCATCGGCGGCGAAGATTCCGGGCATGTGATCTTTTTACAGCATCACACGACAGGGGACGGGATTGTCACGGCGATCCAGGTTATCGCGGCAATGAAAAAAGAAGGGAAACCCCTGTCCGATCTGGCGAAAATCATGGACGTTTTCCCCCAGACCCTCATCAATGTGGATACCAAGTCACGACCGGAAATATCCACGGTTCCGGAACTTGTTGCCGTCATCAAATCGGTGGAAGAAAAGTTGGGAACGAGCGGCCGGGTCCTTGTCCGGTATTCGGGGACGCAGAACATGTGCCGCGTCATGGTGGAAGGCCCCACCCAGGAAGAAACCCTCAAATATTGCAAACAGATCGCCGATGTGGTGAAGGAAGAGCTCGGCTGA
- a CDS encoding 6-phosphogluconolactonase codes for MSFKVIVTRDFEHMSEVAAGLVIENIRQVLKEKDIFNLGLATGNSPTGLYKHLARAANEGSFDSGRIRSFNLDEYCGLPGENAQQRALHPESYSFFMIQELFGLLDRKFKETYVPWGTLIDQGRLIEELAANPADWKEVGADKGKAIVIDLQAKSEYLRWVRKSILDAYVEKISGYGGIDLHIIGVGGRGHVAFHESGIPFEGNSMLLVKLDENTIENAVKDGHFVSRNDSPSYAVSMGAELVYKARTVVLLANGARKTEPIAESILDDPSPLVPISYGKHYARQGGRMIYVLDKAAAEKLLRNADAVKKQGIELDDLS; via the coding sequence ATGTCATTCAAGGTCATCGTCACACGTGATTTCGAACACATGAGCGAGGTCGCCGCCGGGTTGGTCATTGAAAACATCCGCCAGGTCCTCAAAGAAAAGGATATTTTCAACCTGGGGCTGGCGACGGGAAATTCGCCGACGGGCCTGTATAAGCATCTCGCTAGGGCGGCTAATGAAGGCAGCTTTGACAGCGGCCGCATCCGGAGCTTCAACCTGGATGAGTATTGCGGCCTTCCCGGCGAAAATGCCCAGCAGCGGGCCCTCCATCCGGAAAGCTACAGCTTTTTCATGATTCAGGAACTGTTCGGCCTTCTCGACAGGAAGTTCAAGGAAACATACGTTCCCTGGGGCACCTTGATTGATCAGGGAAGGCTGATTGAGGAGCTTGCGGCGAATCCCGCAGACTGGAAAGAAGTCGGGGCCGACAAGGGAAAGGCCATCGTCATTGACCTGCAGGCAAAATCCGAATATCTGAGGTGGGTGCGCAAATCGATTCTGGACGCATACGTAGAAAAGATTTCGGGATATGGCGGGATCGATCTTCATATCATCGGGGTTGGCGGTCGCGGTCACGTGGCCTTTCATGAATCGGGCATCCCCTTCGAGGGAAACTCGATGCTCCTGGTAAAACTGGATGAAAATACCATAGAAAACGCTGTTAAAGACGGCCACTTTGTCAGCCGGAATGACAGCCCTTCCTACGCTGTCTCCATGGGCGCCGAGCTGGTCTATAAGGCCCGAACCGTCGTTCTTCTGGCGAACGGCGCCCGCAAAACGGAACCCATTGCGGAATCGATTCTGGACGATCCCAGCCCCCTGGTGCCCATATCTTACGGAAAACATTACGCCAGGCAGGGCGGCCGGATGATTTATGTCCTTGATAAAGCCGCGGCGGAAAAGCTTCTCCGGAATGCCGATGCCGTAAAGAAACAGGGAATTGAGCTCGATGATTTAAGCTGA